The DNA segment caagtccaaaagaggccataaatcttgcaaaaagtaggatggagttatgtttcttgctgtacagggtcagcttatgatggtgaacaagcgttgcaagttttaaagcaatagctttgatagtttaggataaaagctgacctaaccattaaacttaatcaagaaaactgattttctaagtccaaaaggggcaataattcttgcaaaaagcaacatggagttatgtttcttgatgtatagggtctgcttatgatggtgaacaagtattccaagtttcaaagcaatagctttgataccggtagtttaggagaaaagttgacctaaacataaaacttaaccaagaaatctgatattttctaagtacaaaaggggccataaatcttgcaaaatgcaagatggagttatatttcttgctatacagggtcagcttatgatggtgaacaagtattccaagtttcaaagcaatagctttgatagtttaggagaaaagctgacctaaacataaaacttaaccaggcaacgccgatgccgacaacctctcaagtgacgacaataactcatttattttcaaaaaatcagatgagctaaaaatatactaaaaaaaaagatcattccAAGAGCCATCCAGAACCGCAAGATTTGGGTAAAAAATTGTACATAAAGACTGAACTGGGCAAAAATATCAATTATAGCTTTTTTCACAGGCATTTACATAGTCAAAAAAATTAGTTCATTTTAACTCACCATTGAGTATCACAATCACAGTCACTACTGACACTGCTGGGGCCACTTGAGCAACTTGCTGTCTCCTCACTCTTCACTGTCTGCACTGCTTTTGATTCTGCTTTTGTTTCTTTTGACCCTACAAACAAATCCTCTACAGAGGTTTGGGCTTGAGCCCCAATACCACAGCTAATATTTTCTACAGAGTCTCTTTTGCCTTGTTTTGCTTTGTGAGCACAGTTTGTATTTGGCTTTTCTAAGGTACTTTGGTGTGCACTAGTCGCCTGAGCTTTGTTTAATCTTGACTGATGATGTTCGTGCTTATGGTGTTTGCTACTTGCGGATGGGGCATGGGAATTTGAAGGCAACTTTTGAGAATCTTTTGAGGATGACGATCGTTGTGAAGTGAGAGAACTAGATGAGTTAACAGTTCGAACACTTTGTTTCAAAGTGCTCGAACTTTCACTACCTCTGTTTACCAAAGTATTTGTACTTTCACTAGTTCTGTTCATGTTTGCTAAAGTTTCAATAACAAAGTCCGACACACTGGCCGGTTGTCCGGCATCTTCAGATACTGTGCTATCACTTGAGAAAGAGCTAGAAGATTGTCTATCTGCCATGTCATGATCGGTGAGCGACAACTGCGGCAAGGCAAACTGCACGTTATACTGCCAGCTAAACTGACGAGAAACTCCATGAGCTACTGCTGCTGACTGACCTTCAATATCTTCTGTCACATCCTTCTGATCACTAACATCATTACCACTTTTCACAGAATTGTCAAACACCGTGACATCAGACTGATCAAGTTTTGTATCACAAGCACCTTCACTACAATGCACTGCATTAATCACAATTTCATCTACAATTTCCCTACATAAATGTCTTACCTCACTACCACTTTCTACACGACAACAACTTTTCACACACGACTGATCATTTATCCAATTAGAATTACTTTCAGACTTTTCACAACTATCAGTTTTATCACATATATTATTATCACTTGCAGTTTGTTGGCTAGAATTATCAGTACTTTCACTTTTGCTAACTTTTGTCTCGCAATTATCAACCTCTATTCCAGATTCCAAAGTTTCACAAGTGGCACCATCTATATCATATGACTTTGTACATGGAGTGGCGCCATCTGTGTCATGTGACCCAAGAGGTATACCCCCACCTGGGACAGTATCTGAAGTACTCACAATCTCACTTTGCAGACCAGAGTCTTgactctcagatttgttcaacaAACCATCTTCAATCTCTTCCTCATCATGATAATCAGCAACTATTGTTGAAGTCGGAGAAAGCTGTCCAAAATCTATTCCTTCAGGCATATGATTAACTGGGGTCACTGGACTCCCAGAGCCTGGAGAATGTACAAGAATGTTTGAGCCAATAGATTCAAGTGGTACAATTCCTTCACCACCTTCATGGAAGCCTTGATCAATTTGTAACAATGCTTCTGATTGGATGCCTACAGCAGATGGGGTGGAGACTTCAGGCTCTTCAGAACTACACAGAGCCTTCTCCAGCATTGCAAGTTCATTTGGGCTTAACGTGTACAGCAGCTCTCTGAAGGGAAAAAATAAGATTGGAAACCATTAACTATTGCAAAGCttgaaatcaaattattttaatttggatACCATATTTCAGTCATATCAAAAATTCTCTGTTAAAATACCCAGTGACCCTCTGCCGATCAACCTCCGGTCACAAGTTTGATCCAATATGCTGCAAGGTAAATGTTCTCCACAATTTGACCATAATATGTCCGATAACCACTGACTGGTGAAGAAGTTGTCAAATACTTGCACAGAACATGAAAGTCCAACCCAGAACTATAGGTTATCTGAATATCGCTACAAACAGAATTAGTGTGGATGAAACTGTCTAAAAATAGCattaatcaaacaaacaaaatctagtATCTGACTTTCACCATACGCATCAGAGGTGGAGACAAATAAATTTAGATATATGTGTCAAATTGCCAAGGGATGCATTCAACCTCATCCTGGTATTGAACCCAAGACCTGTAGATGGGGCTTCATGTCATGTCCTTGTTCAGCCAACTGCATAATGCCTATATATACAATCATAATACTTGTCTACATATAACTCTTATTTAAAGGAAGAAATGTTTTGCATGCCCTTGTAAAACAGCTTAATCCCAACTGAATCTTCAAGCATCTTCTTTTTACGTATCTTCAATTGCTTAGGCAAGTACATTCAATGGGTATAAACcaccttggtagcctagtggtagagtgttagctttgagtgcgggaggtgggttcgatccctggctgcgtcataccaaagacgtaaaaatggtactagcagcttcctctcttggcgctcagcattaagagggtagtactaggactggtcagcccagtgtcagtataatgcaACTGGGTacggtatcatgtcacatgtccacagcgtgatattccagtgaggcagcactataaagtttgacattgtgctcactgctacaagtagacaccgtcgtttatatgactgcaaaactgttgaaaataacgttaaacccaaacacacacactcaaTGGGTATAAACTATACTTTGCTGAAGACTTTTTATACCTGATTTTATTAAGTAATGTTTGGAAAGGCCTATACATCTCAGTCATGTTGGAAGGTTCCATGTCAGGGTTCAAAGGTCCCTCTGGGTAAATGAGCAATCCACTGAAATGGAAtgttattcaaaataataatcaAATTTCAGAACAGTAGATCTAACATTCTTGAGATTCCCAAACCTTAAGTATAGAAGCAAATGGTaacattttaaatactttatCATCAGATGGTATTTACCAGATGTGAGTAAATGTAGATTCGTATATTGTTGTGTTTAttgttgcactgacacaattaaaggtcatacaGCTACTTTCAAGATTTGTTGAGTGAGTCTCCAGGTGCCCCTCACTGCATTATTTCATTTCTCTGACATACTAAAGCTTATAACTGACTACCTACTTTCTAGGCTACAACTAGTCTTGGAATGGTGAACATTAAAGCATGGTCATTTAACCTACCAGACTGTAAAGCAGAGTTATTCTTTTACCTTAGTACTATAGCCAAATAGGAAATATTAAAGCTGGATCATCTTAATACTAGACTATAGCTAATCTGGAAATAGTGAGCATTAATGCAGAGTCACCTACCTACCAAATTATAGCTTATTTTGGAATGGTGAACATTTAGGCAAGATAACACCTACCagaccagggctccggaaattttgataactcaatcggtccgaaacgaaaatcctgacatcggcgctaccccacccaccgcattcccaatattacatattttgtaaaacgtgatagggtaaagaaataagcatgtcatgcattaaaactgagttaccagtcaccgcgcgttaccatacaatgaagacagttatcagtgttatgtgtgatcgttactttgtttaaatttcgatgtttttccgagataatacgatgcattgacaccgtgtgcgtaactagtctaaaagccaacgcacgtgacttcgataccgtatacacggcagatactttgtgatgtttcctcattctttgacggaattctataaaatacaatgcgtcaaagtgagttacacgacacatattttctgctaaacagcctcagtatttaaagaatactctgccgcggaccgaatgtgtacgttatttgaacgccgagatcgaatttcccgcatgtatagtaccaaaacgtcacgcgggttggccacggatatttcatttcacttacgttgtacttcaataagcaactacattttataaagttatatgttcacttctgatgtaaacaaaattttattttgaaacgttttttaaaagaccgatttgataaacagtgccactccagttttctttatcattcgtggttgcccgtccatttttttttttttttttttgtacaatcgggttgcaaagacgattttctgcatttgtttcaactggaaccccaacaaatgaatcatgtaatttttttcaaatcaagtaattataaaaattatttttatcggttttccgtgtgatgtcttattaaatcaaagacctataatgtacaattatagctctttgattaaatgcagcgaccatttgtttgtgaccgtgatcaaacatagccttttgaaataaaccatccgtcggattctaaataaaagatgTGGATCCCCGTAACCAGACTATAGCTTATTTTGGAATGGTGAGCATTAAGCCTGACTACTGATAATCTGGGGATGGTGAACATTGCCAGATCATAGCAGGCCTtcttttcatcaatttgggaatgtcatcgacaccggtggaattgggaaaatgctctcggaaaatGTCTTAactgggacaatttgcaaattaccaaaatctacataaatgtgtttttgtgtgaaatattaatgtattgcatttcagtaattgttctaCAGCATTAATTTACCTGAATATACATACacattagcaaaactatcttaaaacagcaaaaaccctaaaaggtataatcatttgggaattttaaattcaactttgggaaaaaaacatacttttttgcattgggattacctccttttaccggaggtagatttataggggaaaacaagagctgtctccataggatgacacatgcccccgatggcactttgaatgaatagttatggccaatgttagagtttaggacctttgacctacggacctgggtcttgcgcgcgacacgtcatcttactgtggtacacatccatgcccaatatttttaaactctaagcatgaatgacaaagatatggaccggacacgcccatcaatgcactatgttgaaatatgacctttaacgtctaagtgtgaccttgacctttgagctacggacctgggtcttgcgcacgacacgtcgtcttactgtggtacacatttatgccaagttatttgaaaatccatccatggatgacaaagatatggaccggacacgaatgcactatcatgaaaaatgacctttaacgtgtaagtgtgaccttgacctttgagctacggacctgggtcttgcacgcgacacgtcgtcttactgtggtacacattcatgccaagttatttgaaaatccatccatggatgacaaagatatggaccggacacgcccaactatcatgaaaaatgacctttaacgtctaagtgtgaccttgacctttgagctacggacctgggtctttcgcgcgacacgtcgtcttactgtggtacacattcatgccaagttatttgaaaatccatccatggatgacaaagatatggaccggacacgcccaactatcatgaaaaatgacctttaacgtctaagtgtgaccttgacctttgagctacggacctgggtctttcgcgcgacacgtcgacttactgtggtacacattcatgccaagttatttgaaaatccatccatcgatgacaaagatatggaccggacacgaaaattgcggacagactgacagaccgacagactgacagacggttcaaaaactatatgcctcccttcaggggcataaaaagcccTGCATAGGTTTTCCTAGAATGGTGAACATTAAAGCAAGATTGTCCACTTCCCATTTTTTAGCTAATCTTGGAATACTGAACATAAAGGCTGAATAATTTACTTACCAGACTATAGCTAATCTTGGAATGGTGAACATTAAGGCAGGATCACAGTAATCTATCATATCTTGAGTTAGGAGTGACTCTTGTAATGCCCTgtcataaaagaataaaataaactaagaaaaagataaaaacaagcaaattcgatgaattggtatcccccgccgtaagggtttgtggtgaggaatggcaaaacaatatatcaggcaaaaagttaaggatgttactttagaggcaaattatttcattagtcaaaatcaatttaacagaaaattggttgtggtggtgggggggggggggggggggggggggtaacatcacatgttgatcaaggtttgaaaaaaaaaaaaaaaaaaagaaaaaaaaaaggaaaaaaaaaaaatcttttttttttttcggggggggggggggggtgaccaaggcaaggtggtgaccaggtgtgggtacacaacttcacatgtttataataaatgttcatgaaaaaagaatgaaagaagtttaatgaaattctaccaattggttggtttgttatgtacaaatctgtagatttttaaacaattaaagggcaataactctaaggaaaattgaccaattaataaaaacaaatgacaggcatcatcaaagtacgttggttcatatttatttcaagtttcatgaagttctaccagcttgttactgagaaatggctgcagacgtggatttttcattaaatcaagggcaataactctaagggaaattgaccaatcaaaaaaacaaaacttgacgggcatcatcgcagtatattGGTGCATCTTTATTTCAAGTTGTATGAAATTCTACCTCATAGtcactgagaaatggctgtggacggacattttttggtatttttcaataaatcaagggcaataactctaaggaaaattgaccaatcaaaaaaaaaactagacgggcatcatcgcagtatgttggtgcatgtttgtttcaagtttcataaaattctacctgatagttactgagaaattgctgcggacgcacgcacgcacgcacgtgaCGGACAGACAaagccatttcaatacccccctcccgatttcatcggcgggggataataaataataatgataatataaacaatAAGACATGTGCGCctcactcctgtcactgtacatggtttcatgactttaagtgaaatattctttaagatgtttgcaacacaaacttttaagaactttatgtgcAATTTCAACTAggtgaagggccataactctggcctagctgaatGAAATCCCAAAGAAAgcaccagatgcacaacttcacatgctatatagaAATTCTCTAATTTATATGACTCTAggtaaagtacattttgagaCACATGGGACACATACTTTTGTTTTCTGACTAAGTCtaaggccataactcttgtaaaatgaaatgaaaaaactcAGGTGCTGTATGAATTCACATGCCgttaatattcctacatggtttcatgactctacgTGAAAcagttttaagatatatgcaaatcTGACAAACTACTTTTAAgcactttgtgtatttttcactaagtccaTGAGCATAACTCCagtctggttgagtgaaatcccaaacagaacaccaggtgtgtaacttcacatgctatataacaattccCTTGTGTTTTACGTCTTTTTTGCGATACATGCGTCAAAAACTTAtatcccatttatgcatatttctgacAATCAAGTATCTGGTCTGACTGAAAGAAATGTAGAACAAAAtcccagatgcacaactttacatgctgaataatattcctatgatgtttcatgaccttaggtcataatactttttgagatatgcgcAACAcaatttttatgcctttttatgcatatttttcacgAAGACAAAAGCCATAATTCTGGTCTGGCCGagtcatggttcatacaggacttggcaaaaaaaattcaaggacttttcaaggacttttcaaggactttttattgattttcaaggactattttaatcgctttaaatcttaaattacaaaaccatttaggctcttcataaggcattatgatagaagaaaaattacagaacagttttattttccataagctacaatagcatatcttaacctttatgagatcttcaatgggattaccttttatgagctatatttgcctgtatacatacttagtacatgtttcttataagtctttcaagctctcaagactagttttcaatttgtcctcaagggacttcacttcttgttttcgcgtgtgatttcaacacactttctcccatagttccgacatcaatgagtttatcacatacacttatgcttgtctgacttaaactcctttaaccacgatgaataatcatcctgtgtaagccatttattggcgaaactacatttatttttgggccactcattgttgttgttgtaagtCAGGCtaccttgcgcataatattttaacgttgtgaaaatcgccattccgtatctaacttccgtaccgaaacggtgttcaactagcgttccctccgtgggtgtgcatgtatttttattttacaccgttttttcgctcgttttgacttatttattatttgttttttgtatttttcccctacaatacgattgcacccctgtttttagcaaaatttaaggacttttctaccttttttttcaaaattcaagtactttttcaggggatttttggaagaaaaaaatcaaggacttttcaaggacttagggtcaaattcaaggactttcaaggacctgtgcgaaccatgcgagtgatatctctaacaaaaccccaggtgcacaatttcaaatgctgaataatagtcctgtaatgtttcataatactgggtcaaatactttttgagatacatgccaCACAAACTTAGGCactctttatgcatattttgtctaagtcaagggccataactctggtctggctgtgtgagatccaacttaaaagggcaactctaagtgccccccaccccaccccagtTCCtcctaaatttcattttaaagtctATAAACTGTCAGTTTTTCAGCAGACTAAATAATACCCATGTAACATTGCCTTCCTGTACGTAGCGTTGGCCTgttttacaactgtaaaatgtttgaaaagaacCAGATTACAAACTTAAGAGTTTGGTGACCAGtctcaaaacaaaaacatctgaGCAAAACTTTCAGGGCATCTAAGAGTAAGACTGGGTGTAAAACAAAGCAGTACTTACCTCtgaacagtttctgagaagaggACAGTCACCTCTTGTAGGAGGTCATACTCCTTCATTGTTTTCACAGGAACCATTGcacttacataactgaaatacataaaagcaattatacttgtttttcattcatttaatcTGTTTTATCTTATTGggttttataaactttaaaataacacctCAGTCATTTGCTGAAATAAGTTATATAAGTCAGATATTTTATCTGACAACAGGAACAAGCTCCATACAAGAATCAGTAGTAGACACACATCTTTCATTGgcacttaaaatatttattgcttTTAATTAAGATAAGTACGGTAATGGAGAAAATGCCCTTCAGTCACAATGTACCAATCCTGTAGTACTAAATGATTACTGGTAAATATAACAGATTTTCCTGTCTGTTATACATTGTAAGCCTGTTTCATCCTTGTCATGAATCACACTTTGATTTTGATTAAtcctttctttttcattttgattaatCCTTTTTCATTCTTAGATTATTTATTACTGGAAACAAAAGATAAAGATGTGCTTGAAAccagaaaatttggaaaaatagaATTGTTTGGTGTATAAGAAACAAGGGATtcctataaaaacattttcatacaaatgtattattCTATTTTATGACCATTTCTTAAGATTCATAAAAGTTATactgattatttgataaatatagaacaagtttaaaattgaccaaaaatcCATTCCATGATTCTGTACTTAAATACATCTGTAAATTTCAGGCAAACAAATCAAATCATCACGTTTACAAGTCCTTGCAATGAACAATACAACTGCCTTTGCTTGAACAAGTAAATCTCTGGAGGTTTATCTACAATTTTCCTTTTTACCTCCCCACTACGCATTTTATCAGATATGCACAAACTTACAAGAATAATAGCTAAATTCAGGTCTAATAATGCAATTACATGAAATGTCTTATTGGAAGGGTACTATAATCCACCCATAGAAGATAAGTCAAACAGCCATAGTACAGCAACACAATTCTCGTGAAATTTAGTGCAAGAACAAATGATACTGTATCTAGGAAATGAGCTTTTTTATGAGTGTTTAGAAACCTCATATAGGAATTAGCAAGTAAACTTACCTCAGTTCAAATTCTGCAAACAATTTGTCAAAGATCACCAAGGCTTCTTTTATCTGAAATGCATTTATATGTATAGGTAAGAACAGTATTTCAATTTAACAAGTACTGCATTGTCAATTTACAAGCATGTTTTGAAACACTATATCTTTCGGACAGAGTTTTCTGATCTTTGTTGCTCACATCTCTCTCAAAATAAGAGAACTTGACACAAGAGGAGgtgaaaataaaatctgtcaaTGACATTGCAAATCCACTGACTTTTACTGAATTACTGAAAGTTGACTAGTTTTCATAGGTAAtcaaaatggtcaaaattccTGTACATTCATTTACctatattttaagttaaaaaaacaactgaaaatttcagtaaattaaattaatttttatgaaaatttgacagaAGGAATCTGAGGGAAGAAAAATCAAGGATTTCTGACTTTATTCTACTGTCAATGCAAGAACAGCAGTAATACAAGAAGCAGTTTCTGTCAAACTGGCATACTCGCTGAAAAGTTAGGTTTATAAATATGTAGGCTTCTTAAGTTTTCTTACCCTTTCAGTATATTCAGTACAGCTGCGCAGACACTGGTCTCGAAGTATGCCACGCAAACTATCAAGGTTTTTGGTTAGAGCCCTTGCCAAAGGTCTCATACTAGCactttccacttcacgatttaaAATGCTTGATCCAGCAGCCAGACACTACAAGCCAAAGTCATAAAATTTATCATattattttcacttaaaaaaatcacagtttacagtttatttctttctgtagaacaccaaacttttacaaaatgacaaatgGCAATGTAGTAGAGCTTTCTAATATAATTCATACAttgcaacaatttttttttatatttatgtttaaatacTGACTCAAACTCAACGAATTAAAGAATACAATTTTGGACATATAGCAATAAGCCATAATATGATAGCAATACTTGGATTGGgtgatttcatatatttttattcaatcgAATATTAAGACTtcgaaatgaatatttttttaaaaattaaaccatgtgaccactaTGTATGCATAAATTATACAAACACAGCGGAACATTTGCAGTCAACTATTCAtagttgcacttttcacaaaacaCACTGAAAATTACCTCTGCTCCAAACCAAAGTTGCCCAGCTAGGCTGTCCTGTAGCACATCATCAGGAAATTTCACGCGGAAGTCTCGATTAGCTCTCTCACCAGGTATAGCATCGTCCATTACCTTCTGTATCACAGTAAGAACCTTGTCCTGACATACACGCAGCTGATTCACCAACATGGTGCAACGTTCTGGATCCTTACGTCCATCAAAACTGTCCAGTTCTGCAGCAACTATGTTCAAATCTTCATCGGCAAAATAAAACTGGGCTAGTAATGTGTTGTCTGTtttctgaaaatacagaaaaatatctACAGGAAAGACTTTCCTGAAAGAAAAAGTCTAACTGAGACCCCGAATgacaaatattgaattgaaatacGCTTGGCATTTCATATTTGTTGACGTATATATTAAAAGGCTTTCATTCTTTATTTCCATATGTCAGAGGTGTCAAGATTTAGGACAATAGTCATATAATTTGCGCTCTTGCAAAACCTAAATCtgacattttaaacataacataAGAAACTCTACTTTTACCAAACAATATTTAGCAGGTGCTTATTACTACATTGTATGTGTTGGGATTAACTAAACCTATGTGTTGCCGGGCTCTTTCAGCCAGGCACATTGCCATGCTAAACTAGTACCTAGTTGTCACAAACACAAGTAGGAATAACAGTTAAACATCAAACTATATCCTgattttcttgtttcataaaaTCCTAATGTACTATTTTGTTACAGATATCAACAATTTTAGGGATCAAGCTGATGCAGCATGCAACCAACAAGACGGTTACTACAGGTCTTTAACTGCTGTCTTCACACTCGGGTCTTTTACAGCCGTAGTCACATCTGTCTCTTTTACAGATGTCTTCACAttcaggtcttttacagctgtcgTAACACTTGGGTTTTTAACAGCTGTCTTCAATGAAGACTCTTCATGTTTTTACTGTCCTGAACCCAAAATGAGTCCATACtttcagggctccagataagatgtgtagaagcgtaaattacgctttgaaataatgcatatacacaTGTCTGATCACTTTTAAGcgtaataaaatgtatatgaaattacagaaatgcacgtAATGacttttactagcgtaaacaaaaccTAAATCGTCTGGGTGCTTTACGTAACACAGCATGGAACACTCAATG comes from the Mercenaria mercenaria strain notata chromosome 9, MADL_Memer_1, whole genome shotgun sequence genome and includes:
- the LOC123547468 gene encoding lateral signaling target protein 2 homolog, which gives rise to MNSIRKWLYKPKKTDNTLLAQFYFADEDLNIVAAELDSFDGRKDPERCTMLVNQLRVCQDKVLTVIQKVMDDAIPGERANRDFRVKFPDDVLQDSLAGQLWFGAECLAAGSSILNREVESASMRPLARALTKNLDSLRGILRDQCLRSCTEYTERIKEALVIFDKLFAEFELSYVSAMVPVKTMKEYDLLQEVTVLFSETVQRALQESLLTQDMIDYCDPALMFTIPRLAIVCGLLIYPEGPLNPDMEPSNMTEMYRPFQTLLNKIRELLYTLSPNELAMLEKALCSSEEPEVSTPSAVGIQSEALLQIDQGFHEGGEGIVPLESIGSNILVHSPGSGSPVTPVNHMPEGIDFGQLSPTSTIVADYHDEEEIEDGLLNKSESQDSGLQSEIVSTSDTVPGGGIPLGSHDTDGATPCTKSYDIDGATCETLESGIEVDNCETKVSKSESTDNSSQQTASDNNICDKTDSCEKSESNSNWINDQSCVKSCCRVESGSEVRHLCREIVDEIVINAVHCSEGACDTKLDQSDVTVFDNSVKSGNDVSDQKDVTEDIEGQSAAVAHGVSRQFSWQYNVQFALPQLSLTDHDMADRQSSSSFSSDSTVSEDAGQPASVSDFVIETLANMNRTSESTNTLVNRGSESSSTLKQSVRTVNSSSSLTSQRSSSSKDSQKLPSNSHAPSASSKHHKHEHHQSRLNKAQATSAHQSTLEKPNTNCAHKAKQGKRDSVENISCGIGAQAQTSVEDLFVGSKETKAESKAVQTVKSEETASCSSGPSSVSSDCDCDTQCSCLESETSSYNSETNDEEEIALAIQAAEIASRNEARSRFRSSSDLIHRLFVCIAGVADQLQTNYASDLRHILKCVFEMNTESLPEPDNEAVQPETPSEDDAVVQSSDQEDGQDLHSNQTDQTPPSNQSQPPSNQSPTNHTTTQSRNRAPPSPRRIFDEPPEWVPDDEVERCTACKTPFTFVRRRHHCRNCGKIFCGKCSSTTVPLPHYGHQKPVRVCHRCFLYQVSHFTVSQDF